Below is a genomic region from Mesorhizobium sp..
CCGCGCCCAGGATGCGGATCATGTCCGACGCCGAAAGCTTGCCGCCGGCAAACCGCGCCACCAGCGCGCCGAGATCCGCGGCCGCGAACGCGTCCTCCAGTTCGGCGAGCGCGCCCAGCGTCAGGCACAGCCGATAAGTCTTGCCGTCGAAGCTCGCGGCAATCTCGCCGCGATGCCGGTTCGCGCTCATGCCAGCGCCTCGAAGCCGACGAGACCCGCC
It encodes:
- a CDS encoding gene transfer agent family protein, with the translated sequence MSANRHRGEIAASFDGKTYRLCLTLGALAELEDAFAAADLGALVARFAGGKLSASDMIRILGAGLRGAGNAVGDDDVRQMRCEDGAAGFARVVAELLTATFGRAKEGPRQDP